In Mauremys mutica isolate MM-2020 ecotype Southern chromosome 16, ASM2049712v1, whole genome shotgun sequence, one DNA window encodes the following:
- the PHETA1 gene encoding sesquipedalian-1 — protein MKLNERSLAFYATCDSPADNAGFLFKKGERNTAYHRRWFVLKGNMLFYFEERESREPVGVIILEGCTVELCEAAEEFTFAIKFNCAKSRTYVLAAESQAAMESWVKSLSRASFDYLRLVVKELEKQLEEMQSGLAGSRSIQRRSPIYRKTKSALCLDTMSPALELSPPRERPMVPPCAPLKENGCAVWNNVQCMDTLPAGDIPGGLADSGSMRTSAGGSHEGSVKPPPLPPRRRASSGNTCGPGALVADSPVCPGTVCFSKLHDWYGREITELRREWQESHKL, from the coding sequence ATGAAGCTGAACGAGCGCAGCCTGGCATTCTACGCCACCTGCGACTCCCCCGCCGACAACGCCGGCTTCCTCTTCAAGAAGGGCGAGCGGAACACGGCCTACCACCGCCGCTGGTTCGTGCTGAAGGGCAACATGCTCTTCTACTTCGAGGAGCGGGAGAGCCGGGAGCCGGTGGGCGTGATCATCTTGGAGGGCTGCACGGTGGAGCTCTGCGAGGCCGCCGAGGAGTTCACCTTCGCCATCAAGTTTAACTGCGCCAAGTCGCGAACCTATGTCCTGGCGGCCGAGAGCCAGGCTGCCATGGAGTCCTGGGTCAAGTCCCTGTCGCGCGCCAGCTTCGACTACTTGCGGCTGGTGGTGAAGGAGCTGGAGAAGCAGCTGGAGGAGATGCAGTCAGGCCTGGCTGGCAGCCGAAGCATCCAAAGGAGGTCACCGATTTACCGGAAAACCAAGTCGGCTCTTTGCTTGGACACCATGTCTCCAGCTCTGGAGCTGTCACCTCCCCGGGAGAGACCCATGGTGCCGCCTTGCGCCCCCCTGAAAGAGAACGGCTGTGCCGTGTGGAATAACGTTCAGTGCATGGATACCCTGCCAGCTGGGGATATCCCCGGGGGCCTTGCTGACTCAGGGAGCATGAGAACATCTGCGGGCGGCAGCCACGAGGGAAGCGTGAAGCCGCCTCCTTTGCCGCCTCGCAGACGCGCATCATCTGGCAATACCTGTGGCCCTGGGGCCCTGGTGGCGGACAGCCCGGTGTGCCCAGGCACGGTGTGTTTCTCTAAGCTCCACGACTGGTATGGCAGAGAGATCACTGAGCTGAGGAGAGAGTGGCAGGAGAGCCACAAACTGTGA